ATGAGCTCCTTAGAAAATCTCTTTGGTCCTTGGACCGGAGAACAAAACCACCAAGCATGGTCGCTTCTTTCTTTGCCTCTTCTAGAGAGCAGGGGAAAGGGAGAACAAAAGCTTGTTTGGTCCGAGTCGCAACAATCATGTATGTTATGCTTCTTGATCAGTGCACGTTAGTTCTCCATGAGGATTTTCAATCTCTATGGCAGCCTTGTAGCCAAGGTCTTTGCCACTGGCTTGGCGAAGGCACAGATGAGACTGATGCAGTGGTAGTTTCCTGAGAAAGATGGCCTCTTGCCACTTCGAAAATAGTATTAGTAGTGCCTGTTTCATGCCCTAAAAACCACACCCTCTAAGTGAGTGCAACTCCGAAAAAACTGCCACCACATTGCTCTTAATGGTACCCAGCTCATCTGTGAATCTGTATGGTCCAGGTGCTTTACTTCACAGCATCTCACATCTCCACACCAAATGGGGTGTCAAGGTTCACTTAGTCTTCTACGCGTGCACCTAGAAAGTCTAGGTTAAGTGGGAATTCCTGTTGCTCTGCCGTACCAGAGAGTGAGTTGAACTGATCAAAAGTTACATTTGCCACAGCCTTGTGGTTCGAGACTTTGAATGTTTTGAGTCAATATATGCGTTGCAATATTTTGTTTATTACTTTTCTCTCGCTTGTCTTGCACCCATTGACATATAATTCTATGTTTTGTTCATTCTTTGTTGTAGTGTTTTAGCCTAGGTGTGGAAGATCTGTCACTTCTGTCCGGAGAAGAAATCCATGCACCGGGTTCATTTCTGGTCATGTTCAATGGATTAATACTAGGGAAGCACAGGCAGCCTCAGGTCTAGTTTCTTATAAACAGTACATACATCTCAAATTATTTCCCTTATTTATTCTCATAAAGTTATATATGATGCTTTCCAGAGATTTGCTAATAATATGAGAACATTCCGCCGATCAGGCAAAATTGGCGAGTTTGTAAGCGTTTTTGTAAATGAGAAGCAGGTATCGTTTCTTCTCTTGATTACTACTAGCTTAAAATGGATCTTAACGCCATGCTAATAAATATTTTGGTCCTATCTGCTGATAACAAAAAAAGGTTTTTGAGAACCTCAAAACTCTACGTAGGATGGTACTAATCGAAATTTTGTTACTCAAAGCTTTCACTGCTGGATTAATGGTCGCCGTGGGCTCTTGGCGGCATCAACTGACCCAGAGCTTTTCGGAAATAGCTTTAGAGTTTGTATTAGCTGATTTTACATATAATATTAATCTAGTTATGTATGAAGGATTGACCCAATAGGTATTAGTTCCTGCTGCCATCACTGCTTACACCTGCAACTAACTAAATCTGCCAGACTGATTATGTAAAGGTGATACCCCCAGATTGTGTCCTGTATCCAACTGTATGATAACTGTTGTGTTTCAGCATCCTCATATCGTACCTGAATTTTGCAATGCAAGCTGGTGTAAAGATTTCAGTCTAATGCAGCCAGTTCAGTAAATCTTTGCTAGGACCATATTGCGACATGCCAGCCAGAAGTAGGGTTTTGCTGTGCAGTTCTGCTTTTTCGAAGCTATAGCATAATATTCGCATTTGCTGTCAATGCGGGTTTATGTACCAACTACCAGTTAATCAATTGCTATGGCAAGCTTAGTTTCAATGCCATAAGGCTTGGAGGCCAAACAATTAGTAGTCTTTAAGATTTGAGCCGAAAGCCTATGCAGTATTCAGGATGTATTGCTCTCTTTCCGTGGATGCACCTTATGTAGTTGCACTGTGTAACAAACACTCATCGATCTgccttttctttcttttatttataataGAATGCGTTTGAGATACTAACCTTGTTTGTCATTATAGCATTGCATTCATATTGCCTCTGATGGTGGCCGCGTTTGTCGTCCACTTATAATTGCTGACAAGGGCAGATCAAGGGTTAAAGAGCATCATATGAAAGAACTGAGGGTTAGCAACTTGTTCTTCTTGATCTATTGTCATTTGTTTGATCTTTATCTCACAACTGATTTCACTGTAGGATGGTATTCGTTCATTTGATGATTTTCTGCGTGATGGATTGATTGAATATCTTGACGTCAATGAAGAGAATAATGCATTGGTATATCTTGATTCTTTTGTGTTTTCGTGCATGGTTCATTTATATTCTGATCAAGTGATTAAGATGATTCAAACAGATTGCATTGTATGAGCATGTGGATCAAGATGGTGTTCAAAGAAGCAGCATCACTCACATTGAAATAGAGCCAATGACCATATTAGGTGTTGTAGCTGGACTTATTCCATATCCACACCATAACCAATCTCCACGTAACACTTATCAGGCAAGGATGTGGATTATTGATATACATCtctattatttttggaatattctTACTTGATGTTTTCTTGTCTGCAGTGTGCAATGGGTAAGCAAGCGATGGGAAATATTGCATATAATCAGGTAAGAAGCAGCTGGAGTTCCTTTTTCTCAGTTTAATCCTGCATTTTCTTGCTTTCCATGAATGCTAAATAAAGCGGTCTTGTTGCCGACAGTACATGCATCTAGATCAGTCAAAAGCATCTAATCACATCCCTGGATAAAATTAGTTTCATTTGCACCATATTTGACTATTATGTTATGATCCTGTGGTTCTTCCTTGCTCAATTCTTCCTTTCCTCTTGGTGTGCACTAATGTGTATTTGGAATTTTCTGTAGTTGTTTCGAGCAGATTCTCTACTTTATTTACTAGTGTACGCGCAACGTCCCCTGCTTACAACAAAAACGATTGAGTTGgtttgtcccccccccccccccccctctcttaTCCCTGTGCAGACACACACGCGCACACCCTCTCATAGTTTACGTGACAAATACTTCATGGCAAATCTTTCAGGTGGGATACGATAAACTTGGTGCTGGGCAGAATGCGACTGTTGCTGTAATGAGTTATAGTGGATATGATATTGAAGATGCAATTGTGATGAACAAATCATCTCTTGATCGTGGTTTTGGTCGTTGCATAGCAATGAAAAAGTATGATACACTTCAAATAAAGATGCTGTTTCATTTGCTCTGACTGAAGGGCTTGGGGAGCATTTCTTTAATGCTGTTGTTTTTGTTTTTATAATTTTATTTTTGGTTCTCATCCTACAGGTACACCGTAACATCGGAGAAATATGGAGATGGTATATCAGACAGGATTGCTAAACCCCAGAGAGATAGAGATGGTGTCTTGATAAAGCAGAATATGCGGGTATAAAAATGACTGATCATTGCTATTTATCCTGAACTATTAAACCCTTCACTTCTCTCAGTAGGATGGCTTATTAAGCAAATTTAAAGTGAGCAGTACAAAAAGTCATTTTGAAAATCTAGGATAAAGTAAGAATTGTGTAGGCAGTGAATGTCCAACCCATTCCTATTGAGCTATTTGGATTTTTGGAATAGAAATAAACAGAAGTCTCCTATTGTCCACATTTAGAGATATATAGAGGATGTTTTATTCAGTCTGTTGTATCGCAGTCCCATCCGCTTAAATATATTTATCAAATTTAATTTCATGAGCTTTCGTCGAGATGATATTGTTGTTGTGTTGCAGCCTTGATATTTTTGACTTTTTAGTGTCAAATTTCATTTTTCTTCGAGCGTTTACTAAGAACTGCATAGAGAATGTATAACAGAGCCACAGTGGTGTCCGCAGTTTATTGTTCGTGTTTAGTGTGGTTGTTATGAGTTGTAGGATCAAAAGGGGTTCATCAGTTCCAAAACCCGAACTGTCTACATCTTTTTGTATCTTATAATCTGTGTATTTAGTTATTCACAAACATTTTAATATAGCTCCTAAAACAAGAAACATTTTTTTAAGGCATTGGATGAAGATGGATTTGTTGCGCCTGGTCAAATAATCCGCAATCATGATATCTATGTGAACAAGCAAACACCCAAGGTTACCAATAGAACTCCTGGTACTGCATTAACAGACAGGTGAGTATTGTTATGTTCGTGATTTATTCTGTTATACGTTCCATCCTGCACGTATTTGCTTTTGAAGAATGATAAATGTGCTTCATTGTTTAATATTACTTATCCAGGGACTATAGGGACTCACCAGCTGTTTACAAAGGTGTCGATGGTGAGACTACCGTTGTAGATCGTGTAATGCTTTGTTCGGATACAAATGACAAATTGACCATTAAGTGTATTATCCGTCACACTAGGAGGCCGGAGGTAGGTTTATTCGGTAAATTCTCTTGAATTCAGTTGTAGAAATATGTACTTATATTTGCTATTCATGTTTGTGACTCAGGTTGGTGACAAGTTTAGTAGCAGACATGGACAAAAAGGTGTTTGTGGCACCATTGTTCAGCAGGAAGACTTCCCCTTCTCTGAGAAAGGAATATGCCCTGATTTAATTATGAATCCCCATGgatttccaaggttttgtattggCTTTGGTTATATTCTACACTTGTTTTGTCTCTGTTGCTGTTTTCCTTAACCTAGGATCTCATATAATCTGTCTACGGGCTTCTATCTTTGGCATGTCTCTGACTGAACCACTTAACTGGGAAATTCTAATTCATGTCTTATACTCTTAAACTCtgcttcaacacacacacacatgctaAGCCGTCTCAAGGAATCCATATCTAGAGGTTTAATTTGAATAATTTGTTATCGCTTCCCCTCCAGTTCAAAAAAAAAACATGCTGTACTCGACATATGTTTTGCTTTGGGTATTGTGCTTAGATTCAAAATTTAGGATGAAAAAGTGAAACTGGGTTACCATCACAACTTGTGATTTGTTATTGTGATAACTAATAAAATAAATAGATTGGATAATTACTCCATCATTGAAGTTGTGATTGTGACACTTAAACTAGAGGGTGATTCCTGTGATCCAGTCCACCTCATCTATACCAACCCGGGTTTTATGATGGTCATGTGCGTACTAAATAGCAACTACAGTGTTATATACTGATTGTTTGAAGTTGGTACTTCCTCCGTGTCACAAATTCCCAGTACATGTCTAGAATCTGCACCGGTCAAGCATTTCAAAGTTTCACCGTTAATGTAGACTAGGTCCATCTTGGAATATACTGAAATTATGTAATGCTTATTTTTATTTGAAGAGACATTTTCATGATCAAAATGTAACCTTTACGAACGTGTTAATGTTTTTGAAACATGTATCgtgacagagggagtactattttgtTTCATGGTGTTTCTTCAGCCTGACTGACTCTTATTCTGCTCACCAGTCGTATGACAATCGGTAAAATGATTGAACTTCTTGGGGGAAAGGCTGGTGTTTCTTGTGGCCGATTCCATTATGGCAGTATATTTGGTGAACCAAGTGGTAATGCTGATAAAGTTGAAGACATAAGGTATGCTGATACCATGTAATACCATAGTTTGCTGACAACAAATCATAATTACACATTTACAATGATTCATCAACATTGCTTTTCTTTTGCATACCAGCCATACGCTTGTCAAGCACGGCTTCAGCTATAGTGGAAAAGATTTCTTATACTCAGGTGTGTTTTCAGTATGAAGTTGCTTTGGCACAAAACTTTGATTATGTTATTACAAGTCAGTATTGAGTATTGACTGAATTCACTGAATCTGAAAGTAGTAGTGCCACAGCTAATATCCTAATAAACTAAGAAAACAGATTCTTGAACCTCTTTCACTCTCATGTCCAAGGTTTTAAGGCGGTAAGGCGTTTAAAGGAGATCAATCCCTGCCTTACCACCTAATGGACGGTTAGGCACCAAAGGTGAAGAAGTGCCAGGGCATCTTACTGCTTAAACATCGCCTTATGGACACCTTAATTATCATGCTCATGTCACGTTGAGGCACTGCAGAAAAAAGAACTGCAAAATCCAATCCAATTTTTCGTAAACATACGAGGACTTGATTCAATCTCGTTCAGTTGATGTCAACTGCTCCATGAATATTTTCAGTGTAATTTATAGAAGTGCAGACTGTAAGTTCAATCTCAGTAAAGATGACAATAGGATAGGGATGTCTTGGTACAAGCAACTTTTATCTGGCAGTTTTTGCCCGTTGTGGTCAAACTGGTCACCATTGTTCTGATCGAGGCAAGATCTATTCCAAGAACCTTAGGCCAATATATGTACAAGTACTGGTATGGAGATAAAGTAGGGATCCAAATACGGAAGCAAATACATAGGGCTCCTAGTACAATACATTTCTATAACAATCACCAGTCTCCTGAAAATGTGTACATGCTATGTACCTAAGATTCATAGTACAATACATCTCTCTAACAACCATCAGCTTCCTAAAACCCTATATTATTACCTATTAGATGTGTCCGAAGCTTCAAATGATATTTACTGTTTTACAAGATGATTGATTGAAAACAAGCTGCTTTTTTTTCTCCAGTCGTGATAAATCGGGCTAAGTAATGTTTTTTGTGTGGAAAACATATTTGTGGACCCTCCTAAGTCATAACCACAAATGAAGTTTATCATCCACATTGTGCCCTGTCACCCGTTCCCCGCTTGTCTGTGATTACAGCATGCTGGTAAGAGTGTTTATAAACTGAATACAAATACAAACACAAATAGTTAACTATTATCACTCTTAATCACATAGAAAGTTAAGAAATATAGATATTCTGTGCAATCTTCCAATTTCTTGACTACACATTCTGTTCTTATCTTCTAGTAATCCAGATTTATGTGGCACCAGATATGTCGTTTTAGATTTTGATAATGCAAATTTAGTATTGTCTTATTTGTGAGATGTTCTTTCTTCATGGGGTGGGTCTTGAAAGCTGATGTTTTTCCCCATTTCAGGCATTTTAGGCCATCCTCTGCAGGCATATGTCTTCATGGGGCCAATCTATTACCAGAAACTAAAGCACATGGTAGGCATGTTTTGCTTGTCTGGTTATCTTTTATTTGGTCTTTTTGGGGCTTTGTTTTCTGTACGATGGGTGATGAATGTTGACAGGACTGACCAATGCTTTTTCAAACTAAAAGCTGTACATAGAAAGTTCTGAAATATTTTGGCAAGTACATACTTGTTGCTTATTGGTTTATCCAAATTAACTGGGCTCCTATGATGTCTTCTTCTCAGCTTGCTTCAGGTGTCATTCTAGTCTTTTGTTGTATAATTTTGTAAAATATTTGCTTATGGATTCCCCAGGTTCTTGATAAGATGCATGCTCGGGCTAGTGGACCACGAGTACTACTGACTAGGCAACCTACTGAAGGGCGAAGTCGTGATGGAGGTTTACATCTCATATAATATGTGGCTTTGGAGGCTAGCCCTTTCTCTTGTTGGCTCCTTGTTCTTCATCTTTAATATGTTCTTTGGTAGGTCTGCGTCTTGGTGAGATGGAGCGTGATTGTTTAATTGCATACGGTGCCAGCATGCTAATCTTTGAACGTCTCCTACTATCCAGTGATCCATATCAAGTCCAGGTAATTTTCAAGTAGCTTGTGATTCTTTCAGCGGTTGCAATCATGCATGGAACATAAGTACGCATGTTGTTGATTCTTTCATCAGTAGTGTGATGGAAACCTGTCAGCCTTCATTACACAATTCATGCTCATGGTTCAATGGTTAAACATCCCACTTAGCTAGATATCGCATCTAGTTGAACTGTAAAGAACTAAGGTGTCCAGTTGAACTCTACCATGGGCCCATTAGTCATTTTATGTCCTGGTAATTCATGGAGGCCCCTTCTTATTCACTGTTCATGTTCGACAGGTTTGCAGGAAATGCGGTCTGTTAGGCTACTACAATTACAAGCTGAAGACTTCCTTCTGCTCGATGTGCAAAAACGGAGAAAACATGGCCAAGATGAGGATGCCGTACGCTTGCAAGCTTTTGTTTCAGGTACTGTGTATTGTCAAAGTACTAGCAGCGCTGGCTGTCCCTGCGCAACACGGCTAACCTGGTTCCCCCTGTACTGTTTGGTGCTCTTTTCAGGAGCTGCAGTCGATGAACGTCGTCCCACGCTTGACCCTGACAGAAGGATAAATGCAGAATTCGACAAAGCTATGCCCCGATGTTAGGACCGCTAGGACCGCGGGAGACGAATCAATCTCCATTTTCCTGGCAGAACTGTAGCAGCAACGCGGCCGCCTCGTCGTGCTGCAACCTGTGGACGACAGCAGCATCGGCATGGGGAGATTGTTACAAGGATGCAAGGCCGAGTGTGTTTTTATGGATTTATTATAGATCGATCTCAGGCTCTCGGCATAGTTTCTGCATAGAAGAGATATATGAGAGTAGGTTTTGTTtcctcaaaaaaagaaaaaagagtagTTTTTGTTGCCCTGAGATGATCAGAGATTCAGAGGAGTCGTGAAATAATAGTTGGAACATTTGTATATGTTGTGTTTTTGGGTGCGCATCTGATGAGTTTTGATTCCTGTGCATGAAAGGATAGTTCTGTGGGAGTAGCCAGTGCGATAGCAGTCTATTCGGTGTAGAAAGAGGATATGCTCTTCTGATCCGCGTGCTTCTCACGATGGCGACACGAACGGTAGTGTTGACTGACCGACCGGTATACATATTCGTCGTGTGAGGTCATTTGATGTCGACGCTTTGATGTATATCTCTGTGTTATCCTAGTCGTTTCAAAGGTCTCAAGCCGTCTAGCCAACGTACCAATATTTCAAACGGAAGGAATTCTCCGGCGGCTATCGTGGTTAAGATAATATTTCAAATGGATAAATACTGTTTTGACTGTCCTTTTTTTTTTTGCATCGAAGTTTTGACTGTCCTTACCAAAATCGCCATGACGACGTTAGTTTCTGGGGATCTTTGATGTACACCCTCATTTtacataatactccctccgtcttatAATACATTAGTGTaaaaaacgcttttatattatgaGACGAAGGAAGTAATACTCAGCCGGTTCCTTTTATACAAGGTGTATTCTCCCTTGTATAGGAGGTTCAACACTGCAAAGTTGTGAGCTTAAAGACATACACTTGCAAAATAGGAGGTTCACTTggagcaacgagagggaaaatccGACTGTGCAAACTGGACTCGTTTTTCTGCAATGCTGAGTGGGACACCACTTTTAGCAGTCATCTGCTTCACGCCCTTTCGTCCTCACTATCCGATCACTGCCCGCTTCTCCTCGCCGATGACAAGGGGCCTCGGAGGCCTAGAACCTtcaagtttgaatttttttggatTGCTATGCCCGGCTTTATGGAGGTGGTCAATAAGGCTTGGAACAAGCCACtcgaggggaaaccctagatcggatgatcggatgacggcgacgctctggtgtcgttcctcccttgggggcgtcattcttgAAGGTACACACGTGATCAAGGGACCAGAGGACAgattctttggtggagcggtgatTCATCCTACACACTGAtggctgttgggaatcgtagcataattttaaaattttcctacgttcaccaagatgcatctatggagtatactagcaacgaggggaagggagtgcatctacatacccttgtagatcgcgagcggaagcgttccaatgaacgtggatgacggagtcgtactcgccgtgatccaaatcaccgatgaccgagtgccgaacggacggcacctccgcgttcaacacacgtacggtgcagcgacgtctcctccttcttgatccagcaagggggaaggagaggttgatggagatcgagcagcacgacggcgtggtggtggatgtagcgggtctccgcagggctacgccgagcttctacgagagagagagagagagagaggtgttgcaggggaggagggaggcgcccaaggctgttgtgtttgctgccctcccccctttatataggcccctggggggggtgcgccagccccaagagatgggatctcaaggggggcggcggccacaaggggggaaggggttgccttgccccccaaggcaagggggaactcccccctagggttcccaaccctaggcgcatggggggaggcccaaggggggcgccccagcccactaggggctggttcccttccactttcagcccacggggccctccgggacaggtggccccacccggtggacccccgtgacccttccggtggtcccgttacaataccgataacccccgaaactttcccggtggccgaaactggacttcctatatataattcttcacctccggaccattccggaacctctcgtgacgtccgggatctcatccgggactccgaacaactttcgggtttccgcatacatatatctctacaaccctagcgtcaccggaccttaagtgtgtagaccctacgggttcgggagacatgcagacatgaccgagacgcctctccggtcaataaccaacagcgggatctggatacccatgttggctcccacatgttccacgatgatctcatcggatgaaccacggtgtcgaggattcaatcaatcccgtatacaattccctttgtcaatcggtatgttacttgcccgagattcgatcgtcggtatcccaataccttgttcaatctcgttaccggcaagtctctttactcgtaccgcaatgcatgatcgcgtgactaacgccttagtcacattgagctcattatgatgatgcattaccgagtgggcccagagatacctctccgtcatacggagtgacaaatcccagtctcgatccgtgccaacccaacagacactttcggagatacccgtagtgcacctttatagtcacccagttacgttgtgacgtttggcacacccaaagcactcctacggtatccgggagttgcacgatctcatggtctaaggaaaagatacttgacattggaaaagctctagcaaacgaaactacacgatcttttatgctatgcttaggattgggtcttgtccatcacatcattctcctaatgatgtgatcccgttatcaatgacatccaatgtccatagtcaggaaaccatgactatctgttgatcaacgagctagtcaactagaggcttactagggacaggttgtggtctatgtattcacacatgtatcacgatttccggacaatacaattatagcatgaataataaacaattaccatgaacaaagaaatataataataaccatttattattgcctctagggcatatttccaacagtctcccacttgcactagagtcaataatctagttacattgtgatgaatcgaacacccattgcgtcctggtgttgatcatgttttgccctagggagaggtttagtcaacggatctgctacattcaggtccgtatgtactttacaaatatctatgtctccattttgaacactttcacgaatggagttgaagcgacgcttgatatgcctggtcttcatGTGAATCCTGGGCTctttcgcaagggcaatagctccagtgttgtcacagaagagagtcattgggcccgacgcattgggaatcacccctaggtcggtaatgaactccttcatccagactgcttcctgtgctgactctgaggctgccatgtactccgcttcacatgtagatcccgccacgacgctttgcttgcaactgcaccagcttactgctcctctattcaaaatatacacgtatccggtctgtgacttcgagtcatccagatctgtgtcgaagctagcgtcgacgtaaccctttacgacgagctcttcgtcacctccataaacgagaaacatatccttagtcctcttcaggtacttcaggatattcttgaccgctgtccagtgttccttgccgggattactttggtaccttcctaccaaacttacggcaaggtttatatcaggtctggtacacaacatggcatacataatagaccctatggccgaggcataggggatgacactcatctgttctatatcttctgccgtggtcgggcattgagccgtgctcaattgcacaccttgcaatacaggcaagaaccccttcttggactgatccatactgaacttcttcaatatcttgtcaaggtatatactctgtgaaagaccaatgaggcgtcttgatctatctctatagatcttgatgcctaatatataagcagcttctccaaggtccttcattgaaaaacacttattcaaataggcctttatactctccaagaattctatatcatttcccatcaacaatatgtcatccacatataatatgagaaatgctacagagctcccactcactttcttgtaaacacaggcttctccataagtctgtgtgaacccaaacgctttgatcatctcatcaaagcgaatgttccaactccgagatgcttgcaccagcccatagattgagcgttggagcttgcatactttgttagcattcttaggatcgacaaaaccttccggctgcatcatatacaactcttccttaaggaagccgttaaggaatgccgttttgacgtccatctgccatatctcataatcatagtatgcggcaattgctaacatgattcggacggacttcagcttcgctacgggtgagaaagtctcatcgtagtcaaccccttgaacttgtcgataacccttagcgacaagtcaagctttgtagatggtcacattaccatctgcgtccgtcttcttcttaaagatccatttgttttctatggctcgccgctcatcgggcaagtcagtcaaagtccatactttgttttcatacatggattctatctcggatttcatggcttctagccatttgtcggaatccgggcccgccatcgcttcttcatagttcgaaggttcaccgttgtctaacaacatgatttccaggacagggttgccgtaccactctggtgcggaacgtgtccttgtggacctacgaagttcagcaacttgatctgaagcttcatgatcatcatcattaacttcctccccagtcggtgtaggcaccacaggaacattttcccgcgctgcgctactttccggttcggaaggggtgactatcacctcatcaagttccactttcctcccactcaattctttcgagagaaactccttctctagaaaggacccgttcttggcaacgaagatcttgccttcggatctgaggtagaaggtatacccaatagtttccttagggtatcctatgaagacgcatttttccgatttgggttcgagcttttcaggttgaagtttcttgacataagcatcgcatccccaaacttttagaaacgacagcttaggtttcttcccaaaccataattcatacggtgtcgtctcaacggatttagacggtgccctatttaaagtgaatgcggcagtctctaaagcatagccccaaaatgagagcggtaaatcggtaagagacatcatagatcgcaccatatccaatagagtgcgattacgacgttcggacacaccatttctctgaggtgttccaggcggcgtgagttgtgaaactattccacatttccttaagtgtgcaccaaactcgtgacttaaatattctccaccacgatctgatcgtaagaattttattttcctgtgacgttgattctcgacttcactctgaaattccttgaacttttcaaaggtttcagacttgtgtttcatt
The sequence above is a segment of the Aegilops tauschii subsp. strangulata cultivar AL8/78 chromosome 6, Aet v6.0, whole genome shotgun sequence genome. Coding sequences within it:
- the LOC109752400 gene encoding DNA-directed RNA polymerase III subunit 2, whose protein sequence is MPPATSAPDAPVADGDAEAPPVPTYRSLAAPVSNPVDKFALLPAFLKVRGLVKEHIDSFNYFITKGIKNIVRANNRIEARSDPGIYLEYKNIYIGEPSVQVDFRVETITPHFCRLTDRTYSAPVIVDVEYTVGKTHAKHRKPSFTIGYMPIMLRSYACVLNGKDEAELARYGECPLDPGGYFIVKGTEKVILIQEQLSKNRIIIDTDNKGRVTASVTSSTHEVKSKTVICMDKEKIYLHLNQFTKPIPIIVVMKAMGIETDQEVVQMVGRDPRYGDLLYLSIQECATERIYTQQQALQYMDDKVTYAGAGNIKDGRSKLILRDVFVAHVPVNNGNFQPKCIYTAVMLRRMLDAILNSDTFDDKDYVGNKRLELSGQLVSLLFEDLFKTMNTYAVDRMNKNSDMARSSPLDFSQLIMQQDVITSGLERAISTGNWDIKRFKMHRKGVSQVLSRLSYMASLGYMTRITPQFEKTRKTSGPRALQPSQWGMLCPCDTPEGEACGLTKNLALMTHVTTDQEEGPLRNLCFSLGVEDLSLLSGEEIHAPGSFLVMFNGLILGKHRQPQRFANNMRTFRRSGKIGEFVSVFVNEKQHCIHIASDGGRVCRPLIIADKGRSRVKEHHMKELRDGIRSFDDFLRDGLIEYLDVNEENNALIALYEHVDQDGVQRSSITHIEIEPMTILGVVAGLIPYPHHNQSPRNTYQCAMGKQAMGNIAYNQLFRADSLLYLLVYAQRPLLTTKTIELVGYDKLGAGQNATVAVMSYSGYDIEDAIVMNKSSLDRGFGRCIAMKKYTVTSEKYGDGISDRIAKPQRDRDGVLIKQNMRALDEDGFVAPGQIIRNHDIYVNKQTPKVTNRTPGTALTDRDYRDSPAVYKGVDGETTVVDRVMLCSDTNDKLTIKCIIRHTRRPEVGDKFSSRHGQKGVCGTIVQQEDFPFSEKGICPDLIMNPHGFPSRMTIGKMIELLGGKAGVSCGRFHYGSIFGEPSGNADKVEDISHTLVKHGFSYSGKDFLYSGILGHPLQAYVFMGPIYYQKLKHMVLDKMHARASGPRVLLTRQPTEGRSRDGGLRLGEMERDCLIAYGASMLIFERLLLSSDPYQVQVCRKCGLLGYYNYKLKTSFCSMCKNGENMAKMRMPYACKLLFQELQSMNVVPRLTLTEG